The following are from one region of the Methanobacterium veterum genome:
- a CDS encoding 4Fe-4S dicluster-binding protein, whose translation MKAWLKFSPDITNNSIISDTIKSYDIDFNILRANITPKGGKLLVEISGNQVTESIEYMESQGISVDPIKKVVKKEEEKCVDCGACVSLCPVKAISISDDWTILVDDQLCIGCAFCTSSCPMKAIKVTE comes from the coding sequence ATGAAGGCCTGGCTAAAATTTTCACCGGACATAACCAATAACTCAATAATTTCAGACACAATAAAATCCTATGATATAGATTTCAATATTTTAAGGGCAAATATAACTCCTAAGGGAGGTAAACTGCTGGTTGAAATATCAGGAAATCAAGTTACAGAGAGTATTGAATACATGGAAAGCCAGGGAATTAGTGTAGATCCTATTAAAAAAGTGGTGAAAAAAGAGGAAGAAAAATGCGTGGACTGCGGTGCATGCGTTTCTTTATGCCCTGTAAAGGCCATATCTATCTCTGATGACTGGACAATATTAGTAGATGACCAGTTATGTATTGGATGTGCATTCTGCACCAGTTCCTGCCCAATGAAAGCTATAAAAGTCACTGAATAG
- a CDS encoding homocysteine biosynthesis protein produces the protein MKTIKEINQKIETGDAVVLTAAEMTTFVEQNGAKSAAEEIDVVTTGTFGAMCSSGAFLNFGHSDPPIKMNKTYLNNVEAYSGLAAVDAYIGATQLNRNPQIGMDYGGSHLIEDLIRGKEIDLAVEAYGTDCYPRKEIETTITLDKLNQAVMVNPRNCYQNYAVATNSTEETLYTYMGTLLPYFGNASYSSAGQLSPLLNDPYFETIGMGTRIFLCGGEGYIISEGTQHSTDAERRNGVPISGSGTLMLMGDMKKMSSDFVRGATMQKYGPTLYVGAGIPIPVLNEDIARRTAISDEDIVCQVVDYGVPRRSRPVIKETNYKELKTGKIEINGVEVNASPLSSYKKAEEIANELKAWITKGNFFLTEPIIKLPSEGYTVNPLEITKPATLVKNLESKPVIRAYPTEGISDVAKKLVDNNINHLPVVDENGKLRGIVTSWDIANAIAKGKTKLMDVMTRRVIIAREDEPVDLVARRIDKHEISGLPIVDKDNKVKGMITAEDISRLIGKEKNNDEVCK, from the coding sequence ATGAAGACAATCAAAGAGATTAACCAAAAAATCGAAACTGGTGACGCTGTTGTCTTAACTGCTGCAGAGATGACAACCTTTGTTGAACAAAACGGTGCAAAATCAGCTGCAGAAGAAATAGATGTTGTTACAACAGGTACATTCGGTGCTATGTGTTCTTCAGGAGCATTTTTAAATTTCGGTCATTCTGATCCTCCTATTAAAATGAATAAAACATATTTAAATAATGTTGAAGCCTATTCAGGGCTTGCTGCTGTTGATGCATATATAGGGGCCACCCAATTAAATAGAAATCCGCAAATAGGGATGGATTATGGTGGTTCTCATTTAATTGAAGATTTAATCAGAGGCAAAGAAATAGATCTTGCCGTAGAAGCTTATGGCACTGACTGTTATCCTCGGAAGGAGATAGAAACCACCATTACCCTCGATAAATTAAACCAGGCAGTGATGGTAAATCCAAGAAACTGCTATCAAAATTATGCCGTTGCTACAAATTCAACTGAAGAAACCTTATACACTTACATGGGAACACTCCTACCTTATTTTGGGAATGCAAGCTATTCCAGCGCAGGGCAGCTGAGTCCTCTCCTTAATGATCCTTATTTTGAAACTATAGGCATGGGAACTCGAATATTCCTGTGTGGAGGAGAAGGATACATAATCAGTGAAGGAACACAGCACTCTACTGATGCTGAACGTCGAAATGGAGTTCCTATCAGCGGTTCTGGGACATTAATGCTCATGGGAGATATGAAAAAGATGAGCAGTGATTTCGTCAGGGGAGCGACCATGCAGAAATACGGCCCTACATTATATGTTGGTGCTGGAATTCCTATTCCTGTTTTAAACGAGGACATAGCTAGAAGAACAGCTATAAGCGATGAAGATATTGTCTGCCAAGTTGTAGACTATGGAGTTCCAAGGCGCAGCCGTCCAGTTATAAAAGAAACAAATTATAAAGAGCTTAAAACAGGTAAAATTGAAATTAACGGCGTGGAAGTTAACGCATCGCCATTATCATCCTATAAAAAAGCTGAAGAAATTGCAAATGAGCTTAAAGCATGGATAACTAAAGGCAACTTCTTCCTTACAGAACCTATTATAAAGTTACCATCTGAAGGGTACACTGTAAACCCACTTGAAATTACAAAGCCTGCCACTCTTGTAAAGAATTTAGAAAGTAAACCTGTAATAAGGGCATATCCAACAGAGGGGATAAGCGACGTTGCTAAGAAGCTCGTTGATAACAACATAAATCACTTACCAGTTGTAGATGAAAATGGCAAGCTCAGGGGGATCGTGACTTCATGGGACATAGCAAATGCTATTGCAAAAGGTAAAACCAAATTGATGGATGTCATGACAAGAAGAGTCATAATAGCACGTGAAGATGAACCTGTGGATTTAGTAGCAAGAAGAATAGACAAACATGAGATTTCAGGGCTCCCAATTGTTGATAAAGATAACAAAGTTAAGGGAATGATCACTGCAGAAGATATCTCAAGATTAATTGGAAAGGAAAAAAATAACGACGAGGTGTGCAAATGA